In Ananas comosus cultivar F153 linkage group 10, ASM154086v1, whole genome shotgun sequence, the following proteins share a genomic window:
- the LOC109715943 gene encoding uncharacterized protein At4g28440-like has product MATAEGPGGVPAKPAMRKPVFTKVDQLKPGTSGHTLTVKVVSSETVLHKGRAAPSSANLRRTRIAECLVGDETGTIVFTARNEQVDLLKPGSTVILRNAKIDMFKGSMRLAVDKWGRVEVAEPANFDVREDNNLSLVEYELVNLVEE; this is encoded by the exons ATGGCGACGGCGGAGGGTCCTGGAGGAGTACCGGCGAAGCCGGCGATGAGGAAGCCGGTGTTCACGAAGGTGGATCAGCTGAAGCCCGGCACGAGCGGCCACACGCTCACGGTGAAGGTGGTGAGCTCAGAGACGGTCCTCCACAAGGGCCGCGCCGCCCCCTCCTCCGCCAACCTCCGACGCACCCGGATCGCCGAGTGCCTCGTCGGCGACGAGACCGGGACCATCGTCTTCACCGCGCGGAACGAGCAGG TTGACCTGTTGAAGCCGGGCAGTACGGTAATTCTTCGCAATGCCAAAATCGATATGTTCAAGGGGTCAATGAGACTGGCAGTCGACAAGTGGGGTCGGGTGGAGGTCGCTGAACCCGCTAACTTTGATGTGAGGGAGGACAACAATTTGTCCCTAGTGGAGTATGAGTTGGTGAACTTAGTTGAAGAATGA
- the LOC109716662 gene encoding reticulon-like protein B18: MDESPTPSTPPYTRSSPPHSKPRRSPISPSPLHLATNHTRRSPISLHELLILSPSPHRRPPRESLDAPTPTPRRRGKGRAAVAAAAAAAANGLIGCASPRNARRARRRLEKDIARDERELGHGGEDELGRVRRRKQSRTKVAIKEKLDLAASAPSPIPSPLPKVISHDKQIKVEGLWERILELIMWKNVAKSSLWFGFGSMFFLSSSFSKDFSFSIISAICHLGILILGLAFFRDSVPQRQQIKWGGSFELKEEDIVRAARVILPIANAAMSKIREMFSGEPSMTLKVLPLLLFGAKYGHLITFWRLLAAGFFLSFTIPKLYTCYTEQIHRRVENASNWVMEAWKSCPRKRFVAASAATMLWNLFSVKTRIIAAFVSVVILRYHHQRQSIRKEEENGDTEMEEEEQKQAMVLVE, translated from the exons ATGGACGAGTCCCCCACCCCCTCCACTCCCCCTTACACTCGCTCCTCCCCTCCTCACTCAAAACCAAGAAGATCCCCAATCTCCCCGTCCCCACTCCACCTCGCCACCAACCACACCCGCCGCAGCCCCATCTCCCTCCACGAGCTCCTcatcctctccccctccccccaccGCCGCCCCCCGAGGGAGAGCCTCGACGCCCCCACCCCGACGCCTCGCCGGAGAGGGAAGGGCAGGGCggcggtcgccgccgccgccgccgccgccgccaatgGGCTCATCGGTTGCGCGTCGCCGAGGAACGCTCGAAGGGCTCGGCGCAGGCTTGAGAAGGATATTGCTAGAGATGAGAGGGAATTGGGCCATGGGGGGGAGGATGAGCTTGGGAGGGTGAGGAGGAGGAAGCAGAGCAGGACCAAGGTGGCGATCAAAGAGAAGCTGGATCTGGCGGCTTCGGCGCCTTCTCCGATCCCGAGTCCATTGCCCA AAGTAATTTCTCACgacaaacaaataaaagtagaaGGTTTGTGGGAGAGGATTTTGGAACTGATAATGTGGAAGAACGTCGCGAAATCGTCTCTTTGGTTCGGTTTCGGGTCGATGTTCTTCTTGTCGTCTTCATTTTCCAAAGATTTTAGCTTCAG CATCATCTCCGCAATTTGTCACCTGGGTATTCTGATTTTGGGCTTGGCCTTCTTCAGAGATTCTGTGCCCCAGAG GCAGCAGATAAAATGGGGAGGGAGCTTTGAGTTGAAAGAAGAAGATATCGTCCGCGCGGCCCGTGTAATACTACCTATTGCGAATGCCGCCATGTCGAAGATTCGAGAGATGTTCTCCGGTGAGCCATCGATGACTCTCAAA GTGttacctcttcttcttttcggGGCCAAGTATGGTCACCTGATAACCTTTTGGAGGCTTTTAGCAGCAG GGTTTTTCTTGAGCTTCACTATTCCGAAACTCTACACTTGCTACACAGAGCAGATTCATAGGAGAG TTGAGAATGCAAGCAATTGGGTGATGGAAGCATGGAAATCATGCCCGCGCAAGAGATTTGTAGCCGCATCGGCCGCAACAATGTTATGGAACTTGTTTAGTGTCAAGACTCGGATTATCGCAG CATTTGTTTCTGTCGTGATATTACGTTACCACCATCAACGACAATCAATCCGTAAGGAAGAAGAGAATGGTGACACGGAAATGGAAGAAGAGGAGCAGAAACAAGCCATGGTGTTGGTTGAGTAA